DNA from Cardiocondyla obscurior isolate alpha-2009 linkage group LG17, Cobs3.1, whole genome shotgun sequence:
tatggaatgtaaattatttttgtcagaattaatttaccgaataaattatacactagatatataataaaatcctaaatttgataattaattacaattggaTATCAATCGATTTTCTGaagcaaaaataaagagaaattttaacaacaCGATAAAAGTTTACAGTAATAAGTGTTATGTTATGTAATGCTATtcaaaacaaattaatattattccgAATAAATGTGTTGACTGTGATTATGTTACAAGTGTATAGTCACCAAGGTGTActtataataaagaattaatctaTCTTAACTGTTGGTACTTTCGATCGTTCATCAAAGTACGCTCGGTATATAAAAACTCCTAAGGCAATGTGCAACACTATTACTGCAACACCAGCTGAATATACATTACTTGGCACATTGTTGAGACCTAATATAcctaaacaaaaattataaagactATTACTTAAACCATTAAAAAAGCAGAACAATCTAAAATAcaattctataaaaaatatgtaaaggaataatttcttttttttaagctatgcCAGTAGTAAGCTGACTTTTGCAAGTTTTCacaacatttatttataacccTATCATAATGCATCTAACATAAATTCCGTACCGTCAAACAGAAAGATTTTGCTCGTAAAGAATGATATCACGGGTAGTGCAAGTATCACTACACTATGATAAAAGACCGTTTTGAACGTTTGCAGCTCTGTCATTTCCTAAAACAAGACAGTAAGAGGTCAAATTGGAATACCGCAGTTTTCGCCAGtagatatatacgtatatcgtTATGCACATATTGcgttacatattattataataattattatattactatttatatattattattaactacaATTATGTCAAATCTCACCTTTGAGCCCGACATGATGGCAACGTACGtatctatataatatatgtatatattacacACACGAAAAACTTGCGGAATACGAATTGCGACTTCAGCTGACAATTAATCCCACCGAAAAGGCAGAAGTGTTCGACGTTGTTCCTCTGTGTGTATCATCTACCGACTACCGTGACTCGATCTCGATGTTGCGCGGACGTTAATGTGTGGCAACGCGAATTGAGGTTGGGTTTGGTAGTATTTGACGAATACCACCAGTTCCACCAGGGTCGCCGTGTATACTCATCTACGTTGCATTGGAATATTAGCTCAATATCATTACTTTCTTGGTTAGAAATATACATCTAACGATGTCCGATggtaaataacttttttttttaaataacgatataattattaatatatattgctactataaaaattacaaaatatcgtttgagaaaaataattttatacatttttcttataataaatgtatattatgttgacgttatatgtaattttatatatacacattatttatttgcagaaGAAGTAATATGTCGGCGATTGCTCATAGACGGTGATGGAACTGGAGACGATCGTAgaattaatatgttattaaaatcattcATAAAATGGATCAACAGTTCCGACGTCGACAATTCGTTACATGAAAAAATGCTAGCGCAATTGGCACAGTGTGAATTTGCACAGAAAAAATCCAGACTAGTCTCAAATATGAGTCGAGAAGAATTGAAAAGCTACGAACAATTATCGAAGGAAATCGAAATACAAATAGAGAAAGCTAAAGAAGATATAGAAAAAACTAAGGCTGAACTGCAGGACGCCAAACGCGTAAGAAAAAATAGGATAGAGTATGATGTATTAGCCAAAGTTATAAATGAACAGCCAGACCGATTAGACACACATATTAAGCTCGATACATTACAACAAGAATTAGGTGCTTTGAAggtaaaaatatgttttaactTGTCCTGCTTggtataaaaaatgtatcttacatttttataattttttttttttttaatttttctacagGAAAAGTCAGAACAGTTGGAACACAAATTAGAAATGCGTCGCAAACAATTTCATGTTTTAATATCCTCCATACATTCTCTACAAGGTATGTTAGATGAGGGTGATGAAGAAATAATGGATGTGAGCCTTGAAAGCAGTGACAATATGGATATgcaaatatgtaataattcataaagTAAGTTTACCTCATATTAAGATAAATGAAAAGGATAAAACGTTATATaattctgtttaatttttcggtattcggtataatttaatatatcaaaaaatctttaattttaatttgctagTTTTTGGTACATGTCTAATAGTTAAAGATAATCTAGTACCACGTTTGATTATCTCTTGCTCTGTAAACTTTTCTGCACACATGTGTagattttttatcgaaaattccGATAATTTATCTGAATCTCTTTCCGCGATagaatgtaaataattatgataCAAATCTTTTTGCAGGACTAACAAACTTCTACGTTCCAATAGCAAACTGAATTCTAACttttgttgctgctgctgtaaaaatatatattaaattaaaattaaaaattatattatatggcAATTTCGTTTATGTGTTACAGTATCTACCTCTGTTGTTTCCAAccgtttataaaaatcaagGAGTGTGTGAGAACCACAACTGATAGTAGTTACAACAGGATAAAAAAGTGGGCCATCCGAGTGTctctaataaaaatactacCATTCAGTATgctatatattaaattatgtacttctgtattttctctattttatatataaatgaatagaaaagaatttttttatttctatcctACCATTATTCCCTGTCCagataaatattcattaattaacacATGATTAGGCACCACTTCTTTTTCAAAGGCATTTAAAGTTGTCACTTTATCAATATATTTCTGAAGCCACTAaaatattagtattaatatttaatatgttcaatatataaaagatataactttcgatttttcgattttcaaataatttccTACATATAAATCCTGACTACCTACATCAGGCATCCCCTCTGCTATCATCCCTTTGGGATGCGGTATACCACCCCAGTTTTGCAATCTACGATGACTTAACTGTGTCCACTTTGGTTGCGGCACACTGTTTacagattttataatttgcctctcttcctcctcggTGATAAAATTCGGTATATAAAACGCAGCGTCGGGTATCTATGATTTACAAAgggatttttaataaaatataacctcaaaattaaatatagctaATTAACGAGAGAAAACCTTCGACACGACAGCGTCGCGCAAGAAACTCTGATCCTCAGTCATCGTTCGTAATTTCTCTAAACTTATTCCGTGTTAATCCTCAGAAATATAGTTTCGTACACATCGATAAGTGTCGATGAACGATAACGTAAACAATCATCACTTATGATAAGCCTAGTCGGTGGAGGACCGCGTGCACATGTGCGCGTGCGTTTGAGGGCGATTGACGAAACTTGACAACTAGCAAAAGCAAGCAAAGGCCTCGGTCGTACGCAGTCGTAAACGTCAAAGCGTttgttttctttcgcggaTCACATGGCAATGGCAAATCACTAATTCCGTAACGCGACTGCTGGAACGTCGCGCCTCGCGATACGGATattattcgtaataaaatatatctaagTATGTTTaacaagaataaattttaatcgtgaAAACTTGGACCTCTGCCGCGGAGAATCGCGGAGTACACATTGCGACCGTTGTTCTAATGCCGTGTGCTGATCAATAgtgtattttacataaaatcgATTAATGAACCTAACCCGAGACACACACTCTGCGGTATGAGttttgttagaaaaatatctACAGTTACATGTACCGGAATAAAATGAATTATAACCGAGTCTCAGTGAAACAAGCATAAACATAAAGAcacgtattaaatataatgattCAAGTATAGTCActtaagtattaattaattaaataagaaccttataaaagatataaaattttgttttcaattAACATCTGGCTATAAGGTTTTATAgtgctttttctttaatgatgATACTTCcaggtaaaaaaaagtgactCCATTAATGATGATATGGCTGATAAGAACATCGAAGACATTTATcaggtataattaataatatttgacaTTTACTACGAGagctttaatattatttatatatttaaattaaaaaaaagtgtttttttatttctatttgaaTAATGGTTTGCAGTTTCTTGtggataataattttgaaagtaCTGCTGAAGCTTTAATTCGAGAGGCTTCAAAAATGGGATGCAAATTAAGAGAAGTGGCAGATTCCAATGTTGAACTTATGTTACATTACAATAccggaaattatttaatgtttttccAAGTGAATAACTGCTTGTATAATAGTATTAAATGTCTCTAATTACATTGtgctaaatattaatttttttttagttatggAGTGACTTGTTTTCTGATAATACTAAACAATgtgaagaatataaaaaattgacattttatttacatgtACACTTTGCTGTACTACCTAAACGTAAATTTCGTGGCGATCAATGTAAAGAAACGAATGaggtaatttaattcgattattgaattaaattaaattttttttaatgggtatttaacaaaaattaatttctatatttttcataaatatcttattagatggtatataataatttgtatgatatattaaatactttaaatgcATGTAATTAATctaaagatattattaataacgagcAGAATAATGTCACCGAgatcgaaaaaaatataaacgacAGCATGAAGCAATTGCAAGATTATTTGAGTGGAGACGGCAAGGAATTAGAACATGTTACAGaattacaaatgttttatGCGCTACCGTTTATAGAAGATATTTATGCAAGTACTTGTTTCTCTAAAGTGTTAGAACAAGATTGGTTAGACGATTTATCAAAAAACCTAGAGTTATTTATCATACGTCACAGACAAGTAAGCAAATTTAATCTTACTTAAATTCTACgttaatatacaataatacaaaaaaaaaaaaaaaaaaaaaaaaaacagatatataattaatataaaatttataggattttacaaattcagacaaaataaattgcaacgaGGCACAATTACAGAATTTGGTAGAAGTTCATACAACCATGCAAGGGACACAAGCAATAGCTATGAAATCGACTGTTAcacaaaataaaactaaaaagaacGATATGCTGATTGTGCCAAACGACAGGGATATACCTATATTTGTAGAGGATGAGGagcaagatattttttttaacgagaaaaattttaaatcgaaGTAAAATGTCTTTGTTAGTAAAAAGTgctagtaaaaataaaaaaatataaaaaatgtctgACTTATTATATCATTTACAGAGGCACACAAACATATATTATTGgaaatcaaattataattaataactcgcAAGAAGATGTATTGAATCCGGGGAAGAGTATTAACAATTTGTTAAAAGTGcacaaatcaaataaaagaTCGATTCAGCATAATCGCGAATTGGCATTAACGAAGTCTCATTTATACAGTATTCACACAAATTATGAAAAGCTGAAAGTAAGATTTCACAAGTTGCACGCGGATTATAATAAACTGATAGACGTTGCCGGAGAATTAACAGCGGCATTGGAAAATTCGGTAAAAGGACATAATATTGATGTGCAACAAACACTCGAGACGTGCATAAAGATATTTCCAGATTTATTTcatcaaaaaataaaggaaactTCGTATGTAAGTAAAATCGAGAtggaaggaaaaattgttacgtatttttatatatgaaatttttatttttaatatacgacTATTTTTCGACAGCCATCCTTATTAGAACTTGATCGTATTGATATAAAAGCAATTACCCTGCCTAAACTCGATGCCGCATTAGTGCCGATAGCTCCGAAATTATTAGATTAtaagaaaatcaaattacaCCTAATTAACGGAGACGTGAAAACAAAGTTATTACTATTACAAGCATTACGTTgggtattaaaataattcctaGCTTTATAATAGCAATAGTCAAATATgatattagttttaaaataattttatccctatttttagaaaataacgCTTGTGCACTCGATGGAGCAAGACGAAGTCCTACATGAGTACATAAATCGCGATTTATTGGGGCTTCACGGGCAAATTGTTACCGAAAATGGCAAAACAATTTTACCATGTCTGTTAACCGCGGGAGAAGCCTATGCTAGACATCTTTTGCAACAATTCACTGCGCGATTACTAAACACCTTGGCATCTTTTAAATCTGGAAGAGATTATTTATCGGTCGGATCCACTGTCGTGAATGTGGTACGCTTCAAAcatttaatagatattattagaaaccataaatttaaatgacaaTCATAGTTGGGCCAAAGTTAAATCGCAACAATAGAAATTACGAATCTCAACATTTCAGACTTTTGCTTGtctcgataataattatgctGACGGAGTGGATCCTTTCGCGTGTGATATGATGGTAGCgatgttacaaaaattatcaTTACGCAGACAGCAACGGATATACATGATAGAGAGCGGATTGCTGGAATGGTTGATTTCCCATCTACACGATAAATGTCGCATCATAAGTTTATACAGGCTCGAATATGCTATTGCACTTTTAATGAATCTATCGTTACATCGATTAGCACAAGCCAGAGCGTCCAAAATATCTTCCCTACTCGTGTCTACCTTACTCGTCCTTCTTTCGATAGATCATACCTCTGTGAGTAAAATTAACCGaccatttaatataattatatacagaATTTTATCTAAAAGACTTACGAatctataaaacttttatgtttttttattagtcACTACCGTACATCAATGGAGCACtaaccaattttttaaataatcctaTAATTAATGAAGAAGCAAGAAAAATCAAGCGTTCGAATATATCGGAATATCTTGGGAATAATCAAAAAAGTATGGAGATAAGGTACATCAAtgttaacataaaatatataaattttaagaaagaaaaataatttttaaatcgcaaaatatatttataataaataattttttgttacgaCAAATTTCTACTTTAACATttagtatattatttataaacataattaaaagataaaaatattttttaaacaaaaacaattttgatgTTACAGAAAGCACCTAGatcatgtattaaaaatacagaaacaTGAGAATGTTAACACACCGCAAAATGA
Protein-coding regions in this window:
- the LOC139109279 gene encoding vacuolar ATPase assembly integral membrane protein VMA21 homolog, producing MSGSKEMTELQTFKTVFYHSVVILALPVISFFTSKIFLFDGILGLNNVPSNVYSAGVAVIVLHIALGVFIYRAYFDERSKVPTVKID
- the Thoc7 gene encoding THO complex subunit 7 homolog; its protein translation is MSDEEVICRRLLIDGDGTGDDRRINMLLKSFIKWINSSDVDNSLHEKMLAQLAQCEFAQKKSRLVSNMSREELKSYEQLSKEIEIQIEKAKEDIEKTKAELQDAKRVRKNRIEYDVLAKVINEQPDRLDTHIKLDTLQQELGALKEKSEQLEHKLEMRRKQFHVLISSIHSLQGMLDEGDEEIMDVSLESSDNMDMQICNNS
- the LOC139109275 gene encoding alpha-ketoglutarate-dependent dioxygenase alkB homolog 6; the protein is MTEDQSFLRDAVVSKIPDAAFYIPNFITEEEERQIIKSVNSVPQPKWTQLSHRRLQNWGGIPHPKGMIAEGMPDWLQKYIDKVTTLNAFEKEVVPNHVLINEYLSGQGIMRHSDGPLFYPVVTTISCGSHTLLDFYKRLETTEQQQQKLEFSLLLERRSLLVLQKDLYHNYLHSIAERDSDKLSEFSIKNLHMCAEKFTEQEIIKRGTRLSLTIRHVPKTSKLKLKIF
- the LOC139109259 gene encoding lisH domain-containing protein ARMC9 isoform X1; this encodes MIQVKKSDSINDDMADKNIEDIYQFLVDNNFESTAEALIREASKMGCKLREVADSNVELMLHYNTGNYLMFFQLWSDLFSDNTKQCEEYKKLTFYLHVHFAVLPKRKFRGDQCKETNENNVTEIEKNINDSMKQLQDYLSGDGKELEHVTELQMFYALPFIEDIYASTCFSKVLEQDWLDDLSKNLELFIIRHRQDFTNSDKINCNEAQLQNLVEVHTTMQGTQAIAMKSTVTQNKTKKNDMLIVPNDRDIPIFVEDEEQDIFFNEKNFKSKGTQTYIIGNQIIINNSQEDVLNPGKSINNLLKVHKSNKRSIQHNRELALTKSHLYSIHTNYEKLKVRFHKLHADYNKLIDVAGELTAALENSVKGHNIDVQQTLETCIKIFPDLFHQKIKETSYPSLLELDRIDIKAITLPKLDAALVPIAPKLLDYKKIKLHLINGDVKTKLLLLQALRWKITLVHSMEQDEVLHEYINRDLLGLHGQIVTENGKTILPCLLTAGEAYARHLLQQFTARLLNTLASFKSGRDYLSVGSTVVNVTFACLDNNYADGVDPFACDMMVAMLQKLSLRRQQRIYMIESGLLEWLISHLHDKCRIISLYRLEYAIALLMNLSLHRLAQARASKISSLLVSTLLVLLSIDHTSSLPYINGALTNFLNNPIINEEARKIKRSNISEYLGNNQKSMEIRKHLDHVLKIQKHENVNTPQNEETGDDDDDDDNEDLNVLESELDENDPLQNYIGELNGETLLAMCYSVSSKIPQEAVNTDTTLQQISSCNSIDFYDATQYNNHVCNKHPSYSVLRDSSETTVASSTILIPGRENDQAEMEKLNSIAPLNSNNYTNKIIDTSWKNNPEFAKEEEAFLAKPKLSRTPP
- the LOC139109259 gene encoding lisH domain-containing protein ARMC9 isoform X2, which encodes MADKNIEDIYQFLVDNNFESTAEALIREASKMGCKLREVADSNVELMLHYNTGNYLMFFQLWSDLFSDNTKQCEEYKKLTFYLHVHFAVLPKRKFRGDQCKETNENNVTEIEKNINDSMKQLQDYLSGDGKELEHVTELQMFYALPFIEDIYASTCFSKVLEQDWLDDLSKNLELFIIRHRQDFTNSDKINCNEAQLQNLVEVHTTMQGTQAIAMKSTVTQNKTKKNDMLIVPNDRDIPIFVEDEEQDIFFNEKNFKSKGTQTYIIGNQIIINNSQEDVLNPGKSINNLLKVHKSNKRSIQHNRELALTKSHLYSIHTNYEKLKVRFHKLHADYNKLIDVAGELTAALENSVKGHNIDVQQTLETCIKIFPDLFHQKIKETSYPSLLELDRIDIKAITLPKLDAALVPIAPKLLDYKKIKLHLINGDVKTKLLLLQALRWKITLVHSMEQDEVLHEYINRDLLGLHGQIVTENGKTILPCLLTAGEAYARHLLQQFTARLLNTLASFKSGRDYLSVGSTVVNVTFACLDNNYADGVDPFACDMMVAMLQKLSLRRQQRIYMIESGLLEWLISHLHDKCRIISLYRLEYAIALLMNLSLHRLAQARASKISSLLVSTLLVLLSIDHTSSLPYINGALTNFLNNPIINEEARKIKRSNISEYLGNNQKSMEIRKHLDHVLKIQKHENVNTPQNEETGDDDDDDDNEDLNVLESELDENDPLQNYIGELNGETLLAMCYSVSSKIPQEAVNTDTTLQQISSCNSIDFYDATQYNNHVCNKHPSYSVLRDSSETTVASSTILIPGRENDQAEMEKLNSIAPLNSNNYTNKIIDTSWKNNPEFAKEEEAFLAKPKLSRTPP